One genomic region from Sphingobacterium sp. UGAL515B_05 encodes:
- a CDS encoding acetyltransferase, producing the protein MDKIKIDIMYLFGASGHGKVIAEIAETCGIVIDGFIDCDDNKKSVLGYPVFKELPSTTESLVVAIGDNGIRKKIVDNNIDAKYPIIIHKMSTVSKRTLLGAGTVIMAGATINVDVNIGQQCIINTNASVDHDCLIEDYVHLSPNVALAGNVTIGEGTHVGIGVCIIQGIRIGKWCTIGAGAVIIRDIPDGCTVVGNPGKIIRKMND; encoded by the coding sequence ATGGACAAAATTAAGATTGATATTATGTATTTATTTGGAGCGAGTGGGCACGGAAAGGTAATTGCAGAAATTGCAGAAACTTGTGGAATAGTTATTGATGGTTTTATCGATTGTGATGATAACAAAAAGTCAGTATTAGGTTATCCGGTTTTTAAAGAATTACCTTCAACTACAGAGTCATTGGTCGTAGCAATAGGAGACAATGGGATTCGAAAAAAAATAGTTGATAATAACATAGACGCAAAATATCCCATTATAATTCATAAAATGTCCACCGTCTCAAAAAGAACATTATTGGGAGCAGGAACCGTCATTATGGCTGGTGCGACTATTAATGTAGACGTTAATATTGGACAACAATGTATTATCAATACGAATGCGTCAGTCGATCACGATTGTTTAATAGAGGATTATGTACATTTATCTCCTAATGTTGCTTTAGCAGGTAACGTAACTATTGGTGAAGGAACTCATGTTGGCATAGGTGTGTGTATTATCCAAGGTATAAGAATCGGAAAGTGGTGTACAATTGGAGCGGGTGCTGTAATAATTCGGGATATTCCTGACGGTTGCACTGTAGTAGGCAACCCTGGGAAGATAATTAGGAAAATGAACGATTAA